The nucleotide window TGCTCGACGACGGACACATCCTGCTCTTCGACAACGGCATCGCGCGCCATTGGTCCCGCGCGCTCGAGATGGACCCGCTCACCGGCGCGATCGTCTGGGAGTACCGGGCGGCGAACCCGCGCGACTTCTTTTCGGTCAGCCGGGGCGCCGCCCAGCGCCTGCCGAACGGGAACACGCTCCTGACCGATTCCGATCACGGGAGCGCGTTCGAGGTCACACCGGCCGGAGAGGTGGTCTGGCGCTACAACTGTCCCGACCGGAACGAACACGGCTACCGAGAGACGATCGTGAGGATGAAGAGGTACCCGCCCGAATTCGTCGACAGGCTCCTGGCGGGATCGGGCTGACTCAAGGGAGCCCTCCTAGTCGACATAGCCCAGTGCCTTGAGCCGCTTGAGGATTTCCTCGTCCACCGGGCCCTCTGCCGGCCGTCCGCCGGGCTCGGCCCTCGCCCACCACTCCAGAGCCGACGCCATCCCGTCGACGGTCTCCCGCGGGAGCGCGGAGCCGCCCCAGAGGTTTCGCTGCTCGGCCGGGTCGGAGGAGAGGTCGTAAAGCTCCCAGCGATCGTCGCGCCACGGGACGTGGATCGTCTTCCACGAGCCGCGGAGGATGCAGCGGGCCTTCAGCCGGTTCGGCCAGCGCTGGTTCCGCTCGACGAGATAGGGCTTCGTGGCCTCCGCGAAGAGGGCGCGCTCGGTCGCGGTCCGGTGCGGCCCGGCTCGCCGCAAACCGTCGAGGAAAGAACGGCCCTCGTGCTCCTTGACGGCCGGTAGCCCCGCGTACTCGAGGAGCGTCGGCGCCAGGTCGATGTTGCAGGCCGGCCGGAGGTCGGTCCGGCCCGGGCCCTCGATCCCGGGACCCGCGACGATCAGCGGGATCCTGATCTCGGTGTCGAAGACGCTGGGGCCGTGGTCGAAGTAGTCCTCGTGCTCGTGGAGGGTCTCGCCGTGATCGGCGGTGAAGACCACCAGCGTGCGGCTCGCCAGGCCCGATCGGTCCAGCGCGGAGAGCAGCTTCCCGATCTCGTCGTCAACATAGCGGATCTCGCCGGAGTAGAGCGCCTCGAGGTGGCGCGTGTCCGGGTCCTCCCCGCCGCCCGACCGGGCGAGCGCGCGGCGCCCCCGCTCGATGTCGGCCATCGACCCGTTCACGACCCCGCGGTAGTCCGGGTCGAACATCGCGTCGTAGGGCGGGGGAGGCTGGTACGGCGCGTGGGGGTCGAAGAAATGCACCCAGGCGAAGAACGGCCGGTGGTCGCGCGGTCGCCGCTCGAGCCAGGTGACGAAGGCCGACGCGACCTCCGAGGCGGGCCGGACGAGCGGGTTGTTCGGGTCCCCGTCGAAGGCGACCGTGAGATGCTCGTCGAAGTGCTCGAAGCCGCGGGACAACCCGAATGCCGACGAAAGGCAGTAGCTCGCGATGAACGCGGCGGTCTCGTATCCCCCCTTCAGGAACACCGACTGGATTCCCTCGAGCCCCTCCGGCCACCGTACGCCGTTGCGGAAGACGCCGTGGCTGTGTGGGTGCCGACCGGTCAGCAGGGAGGTGAAGGAGGCGAGGGTCGTCGGCACGACGGTCGTGTACCGCTCGAGGCGGACGCCGCGCCGGGCGAGGGCGTCGACGTGCGGGGTGAGATCGGCGCGAGCGCCGTACGCTCCCACGTGGTCGGCCCGCAGCGTGTCCACCGCGAGCAGCAGGATGTTGGGCGGCTCGCGAGACGTCCGCCTGCCGTCCCGCGGCGGCGGCGCGGTGCGGTCGCCTTCGCAGGACGATGCCAGGAGCATCGCGGCGAGCACGATTCCCGGGAGGAAATCGTGAGGCAAAGCGCGAGCCCGGGCACCGGGAGCCACCATGAACGGAAGCGTAGGCGTCGGTCCGGGAGGCGTCAAGGCGCGGAGTTTCGACGTCCACGCTCCGATCCCCCTGGCGGCTTTCCCCCTCCGTCGCGTTGTGGCATCCTGGGCTGGCCGCGGGCCCGAGGCGCGGCTCGCGTGTCCGGCACGGGGCGCACGGGGAGGCCGCGTGGGCGGAGAAGGGGGGATGGGCGGGCGGAGGACCTTCGGTCGCAGCGTGGAGGCCCTTCCGGCGGTCTTTGCCTTCATCGAGGGGTTCTTCGCCGCGGAGGCGATCGATCGTCGCCATCTTCTTCCGGTGGAGCTCGCCGTGGAGGAGATTTTCACGAACGTGATCCGGCACGGGAGAGGCAGGGGCGACGGGGTCGGGCTCGATCTCGAGCGGAAGAGCGACCGGCTGCTCGTGAGCGTGACGGAATTCGATGCCGATCCGTTCGACGTCACGAAATTCCCCGAGGCCCGGATCGACCTGCCGCTCCAGGATCGCCTCCCCGGCGGACTCGGCGTTCACCTCGCGAACAAGATGGTCGACCGGGTCGAGTACGAGTACGCCGGCCGGACAAG belongs to Terriglobia bacterium and includes:
- a CDS encoding ATP-binding protein, coding for MGGEGGMGGRRTFGRSVEALPAVFAFIEGFFAAEAIDRRHLLPVELAVEEIFTNVIRHGRGRGDGVGLDLERKSDRLLVSVTEFDADPFDVTKFPEARIDLPLQDRLPGGLGVHLANKMVDRVEYEYAGRTSRTTLIKNLG
- a CDS encoding sulfatase-like hydrolase/transferase, translated to MPHDFLPGIVLAAMLLASSCEGDRTAPPPRDGRRTSREPPNILLLAVDTLRADHVGAYGARADLTPHVDALARRGVRLERYTTVVPTTLASFTSLLTGRHPHSHGVFRNGVRWPEGLEGIQSVFLKGGYETAAFIASYCLSSAFGLSRGFEHFDEHLTVAFDGDPNNPLVRPASEVASAFVTWLERRPRDHRPFFAWVHFFDPHAPYQPPPPYDAMFDPDYRGVVNGSMADIERGRRALARSGGGEDPDTRHLEALYSGEIRYVDDEIGKLLSALDRSGLASRTLVVFTADHGETLHEHEDYFDHGPSVFDTEIRIPLIVAGPGIEGPGRTDLRPACNIDLAPTLLEYAGLPAVKEHEGRSFLDGLRRAGPHRTATERALFAEATKPYLVERNQRWPNRLKARCILRGSWKTIHVPWRDDRWELYDLSSDPAEQRNLWGGSALPRETVDGMASALEWWARAEPGGRPAEGPVDEEILKRLKALGYVD